The following proteins are encoded in a genomic region of Anaerolineales bacterium:
- a CDS encoding UDP-N-acetylglucosamine 1-carboxyvinyltransferase — GSNTLTIDGVDRLHGGEFRIGADYIEVVSYIAAAVVTGGSIRIHQAAPEHLDMIRLVLARLGVTWQVEGETVVVPEDQALEIHPDLGGYIPEISVMPWPAFPTDLVSIAIVIASQARGTVLFHDWMYPSRMFFIDKLVSMGARIILCDPHRCIVEGPTRLIGEQLESPDIRAGMSLVLAALAADGVSTIRNIGQIDRGYEQIDEKLRGLGAHIERLEG; from the coding sequence TCGGCTCCAACACGCTGACGATCGACGGCGTGGATCGCCTGCACGGCGGCGAGTTCCGCATCGGGGCAGACTACATCGAAGTCGTCAGCTACATCGCCGCCGCCGTCGTCACTGGCGGCAGCATTCGCATTCACCAGGCGGCCCCGGAACACCTCGATATGATCCGCCTGGTCTTGGCACGACTGGGGGTGACCTGGCAGGTGGAGGGGGAAACGGTGGTTGTTCCCGAGGATCAGGCACTGGAGATCCACCCCGACCTCGGCGGCTATATCCCCGAGATCTCGGTCATGCCCTGGCCGGCCTTCCCAACCGATCTGGTGAGCATCGCCATCGTGATCGCCAGCCAAGCACGGGGCACGGTCCTGTTCCACGACTGGATGTACCCCAGCCGGATGTTCTTCATCGACAAGCTGGTGTCCATGGGCGCCCGGATCATCTTGTGCGATCCCCACCGCTGTATCGTGGAAGGCCCCACCCGCCTGATCGGCGAGCAGCTCGAAAGCCCGGACATCCGGGCCGGGATGTCGCTGGTTCTGGCCGCCCTGGCCGCCGACGGCGTCTCGACCATTCGGAACATCGGCCAAATCGACCGGGGGTACGAGCAGATCGACGAGAAGCTGCGAGGCCTGGGCGCCCACATCGAGCGGCTGGAGGGCTGA
- the rpmH gene encoding 50S ribosomal protein L34 — protein MPKRTYQPKIRHRARVHGFRARMATRGGRGVLKRRRLKGRHRLVQLVNRHVKKVNWNA, from the coding sequence ATGCCAAAGCGAACGTATCAACCCAAGATCCGCCACCGGGCGCGGGTCCATGGCTTCCGGGCGCGAATGGCCACCCGCGGCGGACGGGGTGTCTTGAAACGACGCCGGCTCAAGGGCCGCCACCGCCTGGTTCAGCTTGTCAACCGCCACGTGAAAAAGGTCAACTGGAACGCCTGA
- the rnpA gene encoding ribonuclease P protein component yields MDRIHRLASASDVDRVRRLGRSQASPLMVVVAGASDLPYPRFAFVAGKGVGGAVKRNRAKRRMRALVQAHLPQVASGKDIVLIARTPLLAAEWPVVLDTGLRLLQRAGALHD; encoded by the coding sequence ATGGACCGCATCCATCGGCTGGCCAGCGCGAGCGATGTCGACCGGGTCCGCCGCCTGGGTCGGTCGCAAGCCAGCCCGTTGATGGTGGTGGTGGCTGGCGCCAGCGACTTGCCGTACCCCCGGTTCGCGTTTGTTGCCGGCAAGGGCGTCGGCGGCGCCGTCAAGCGCAACCGGGCCAAGCGCCGGATGCGGGCCCTCGTTCAGGCGCATCTGCCGCAGGTGGCGTCAGGAAAGGACATTGTCTTGATTGCACGCACGCCGCTGCTGGCGGCGGAGTGGCCAGTCGTACTGGACACCGGGCTGCGCCTGCTGCAGCGGGCGGGAGCCCTTCATGACTGA
- the yidD gene encoding membrane protein insertion efficiency factor YidD produces the protein MTEDSTVFESASSEPLLSEIPLRLTNLPRLLGMALIRGYQMTLAHLVPADTCRFTPTCSHYGYQAVAKHGLIKGSLLGAWRILRCQPFSKGGYDPVP, from the coding sequence ATGACTGAAGATTCGACTGTGTTTGAAAGCGCTTCATCCGAACCGTTGCTGAGCGAGATCCCGCTCCGGCTGACCAACCTTCCCCGCCTGCTCGGAATGGCGCTGATCCGGGGCTACCAGATGACCTTGGCGCACCTGGTGCCGGCGGACACCTGCCGCTTCACCCCCACCTGCAGCCACTACGGCTATCAGGCGGTGGCCAAGCACGGCCTGATCAAAGGAAGCCTGCTGGGCGCCTGGCGCATCCTTCGCTGCCAGCCTTTCAGCAAGGGCGGGTATGACCCTGTCCCATAG
- a CDS encoding PQQ-binding-like beta-propeller repeat protein: MIHRFPTPKVLLIAAAVAASLALSGCSGNVMTGASWPGLASQGTTVYVVFNTFVHAIDSANGAELWRFPAEADRKLTMFAAPAISEDGATLYVGAYDYQVYALDAANGSLKWKATVASDRIIGSPVIYGDLLLVPSADKFLYALDRASGSLVWSYETEGGLWAAPAIDGDRAYQSILQHKLLALDLKTRKPAWQVDLGGAMAGPPALSDSQVMVGNFVNGMRAVSKDSGGDRWSYRSDGWIWGTPLVAQDRVVFGDDQGTLVALGLIDGKEVWRTQLEGGITGSPLAAEDQLFVVTRTGQAYARSLADGSPIWQQLLAGELNSSPILVDGKLIVASQTGEVLLSALDPASGRVIWAFTPQK, from the coding sequence ATGATCCACCGATTCCCCACACCCAAAGTACTGCTGATCGCGGCTGCGGTCGCCGCCTCCCTGGCGCTCTCCGGCTGTTCCGGCAATGTCATGACGGGCGCCAGCTGGCCGGGACTGGCCTCGCAGGGCACGACGGTGTACGTCGTCTTCAACACCTTCGTTCACGCCATCGATAGCGCCAACGGCGCCGAGCTCTGGCGCTTTCCGGCCGAGGCGGATCGGAAGCTGACGATGTTCGCCGCCCCAGCCATTAGCGAGGACGGCGCCACGCTGTATGTCGGCGCCTACGACTATCAGGTCTACGCCCTGGATGCCGCCAATGGCAGCCTCAAGTGGAAGGCGACTGTCGCCAGCGATCGCATCATCGGGTCGCCCGTGATCTACGGCGATCTACTGTTGGTTCCTTCCGCTGACAAGTTTCTATATGCCCTCGACCGCGCCAGCGGCTCGTTGGTTTGGTCGTACGAGACCGAGGGCGGGCTGTGGGCGGCGCCCGCCATCGACGGCGACCGCGCCTACCAATCCATCCTGCAGCACAAACTCCTCGCCCTTGACCTGAAGACCCGGAAGCCGGCATGGCAGGTCGACCTGGGCGGCGCCATGGCCGGGCCACCGGCTCTGTCCGACAGCCAGGTCATGGTCGGCAACTTCGTCAACGGCATGCGGGCCGTCTCCAAGGACAGCGGGGGCGACCGCTGGTCGTACCGATCGGACGGATGGATCTGGGGCACCCCGCTCGTTGCCCAGGATCGGGTGGTCTTTGGCGACGATCAGGGAACGCTGGTTGCCCTCGGGCTGATCGACGGGAAGGAAGTGTGGCGAACCCAGCTGGAGGGCGGGATCACCGGTTCGCCGCTGGCCGCCGAAGACCAGTTGTTCGTCGTCACCCGCACCGGGCAGGCCTACGCCCGCTCCCTCGCCGACGGCTCTCCGATCTGGCAGCAACTGCTGGCAGGAGAACTCAACTCCTCTCCGATCCTGGTGGATGGCAAGCTGATTGTGGCCTCCCAGACCGGCGAGGTGCTCCTTAGCGCCCTCGATCCGGCCAGCGGCCGGGTGATCTGGGCCTTTACACCGCAGAAATGA
- a CDS encoding YidC/Oxa1 family membrane protein insertase, with protein sequence MWDTLILNPMINALLWIYALLSQNFGLAIIMFTIVIRLVTVPLTLQQQRSQQKMQELQQSKRWQDIQKKHKDDKKALQEEQLKLYREVGFNPMSGCLPTVIQLPIIFGLYGAITRALASTPGQLLGLSVHLYPRTPDLLIPLNSQFLWMDLAKPERLYLPFLPGTIGIPVLTILVVISTYMQSKLTTPASPNAQGGQMSQMMTLYMPLLLGYFSFTFPAGLALYFVTSNVLAIVQYAATGKIDWHNMFKFSLAAPRK encoded by the coding sequence ATGTGGGATACCCTGATCCTCAACCCAATGATCAACGCCCTGCTGTGGATCTATGCCCTGCTCAGCCAGAACTTCGGCTTGGCGATCATCATGTTCACGATTGTCATCCGCCTGGTCACGGTTCCCCTCACCTTGCAGCAGCAGCGCAGCCAGCAGAAGATGCAGGAACTCCAGCAATCCAAGCGCTGGCAGGACATTCAGAAGAAGCACAAGGACGACAAGAAGGCGCTGCAGGAAGAGCAGCTCAAGCTGTACCGCGAAGTGGGCTTTAATCCGATGAGCGGCTGCCTGCCCACCGTGATCCAGCTGCCGATCATCTTCGGCTTGTACGGCGCTATCACCCGCGCCCTGGCTTCGACGCCGGGACAGCTACTGGGGCTTTCGGTCCACTTGTATCCTCGGACGCCCGATCTCCTGATCCCGCTTAACAGCCAGTTCTTGTGGATGGACCTGGCCAAGCCCGAGCGGCTGTATCTGCCCTTTCTTCCGGGGACCATCGGCATCCCGGTGCTCACCATCCTGGTGGTCATCTCGACCTACATGCAGTCGAAGCTGACCACCCCGGCGAGCCCGAACGCTCAGGGCGGGCAGATGAGCCAGATGATGACCCTGTACATGCCGCTTCTGCTCGGCTACTTCTCCTTCACCTTTCCAGCCGGCCTGGCGCTCTATTTCGTCACTTCTAACGTGCTGGCCATCGTGCAGTACGCTGCCACCGGCAAGATCGATTGGCACAACATGTTCAAATTCTCCTTGGCGGCGCCAAGGAAGTGA
- a CDS encoding Jag N-terminal domain-containing protein, giving the protein MAEFKTSLEVIAPTVEEAVKRGTAQLGVPREALDIHVLDEGSRGVFGLTSRQARVRLVVRGQTLPGAGQTPEPELVVRGQAPPALAPTAQPESSEEDHEAVSTARVVVESLLERMEIDAAVDAVWGEPSDEKDRRPLLVNIRGGDLSLLIGRKGETLAALQYITRLIVAKETQRPVAVVVDVQGYRARREEQLRQLAKRMAEQAVERGRTMILEPMPANERRIIHLELRDHPQVTTESTGEADQRKVTIIPRL; this is encoded by the coding sequence ATGGCGGAATTCAAGACCAGCCTGGAAGTGATCGCACCGACCGTCGAAGAGGCCGTCAAGCGCGGCACGGCGCAGCTGGGGGTCCCTCGGGAGGCGCTCGACATCCACGTCCTGGATGAGGGCAGCCGTGGGGTCTTCGGGCTGACCAGCCGCCAGGCGCGGGTGCGCCTGGTGGTTCGCGGGCAGACGCTACCCGGCGCCGGGCAAACGCCGGAGCCTGAGTTGGTAGTCCGCGGGCAGGCGCCTCCCGCCCTCGCCCCGACGGCGCAGCCCGAGAGTAGTGAGGAGGACCACGAGGCCGTCAGCACCGCCAGGGTCGTCGTCGAGTCGCTGCTGGAACGGATGGAGATCGATGCCGCCGTGGATGCCGTTTGGGGCGAGCCTAGCGACGAGAAGGACCGGCGCCCGCTGCTGGTCAACATCCGCGGCGGCGACCTGAGTCTTCTGATCGGCCGCAAGGGCGAGACGCTGGCCGCCCTGCAGTACATCACCCGGCTGATCGTCGCCAAGGAGACCCAGCGTCCGGTGGCGGTCGTGGTCGATGTCCAGGGATACCGGGCGCGCCGCGAGGAGCAGCTGCGCCAACTCGCCAAGCGCATGGCTGAGCAGGCCGTTGAACGCGGCCGCACCATGATCCTCGAGCCGATGCCCGCCAACGAACGGCGGATCATCCACCTCGAGCTGCGCGATCATCCACAAGTTACCACCGAGAGCACCGGCGAGGCGGATCAACGCAAGGTCACGATCATCCCGCGGCTCTGA